In Gracilinanus agilis isolate LMUSP501 chromosome 1, AgileGrace, whole genome shotgun sequence, the sequence CTTGCTAGGATCCAGAAAGTTCCTTACTTAATGGCCAGCCTTCTGCTGATGATCCTCTGAGCACAGTTGGCCTGGCTGCCAGACGCACAATGTGTCCCTGCTGATGACAAAACCTTTGCCTGGTACCATCTATCTtggagacctgtgttcaaatcctaagGCTGCTACTTAACTACCTACTTATCCTCCCTGGGCTACCATTTCCCCATCTATCAACAAGGAAGGGGTTGGGCTGAACaatattaaaatgtcattgggaaatatttaaccaaataaaaacacaatgcaacataatattaatttgtggttttctaaagcCACTGTGTAGGGTTCTGTTTCAAGGtactagatgatgtctaaggttcCTTCAAGCTCTCAGTTTCTAATCctatgtcattttttaaatcagtgattctagCAGTCAGCCCCTTTCAAACAGCGGGACtcttacaaaataaataagaaacaataacaaaagttAAGGAACTTTACTTTAGCCATTTTCAACAAAAGTTAACAAGCAGTTAATTCTTGAACTTCAGTTTTAAATCATCAGCAAATAAGCAgtcatttaaaatgatttttttaatcattatccAGAAACCACAAAATTCAGAATATAgtatacatttttccttttaaatagcAACCACTGGAAATGCAGAAAAccaattacaaagaaaatccaaaaggctcatttgcttaaaaaaaaaagaatttaaatatgtACAGTACTTGCAATCTTGTAGCAAGACAAGCACACACATGCAATTGTATCTGGTTTAAGGCAGAAACCttaatcactaaaaaaaaaaaaaacctaaacatttaATATGTCACATTTAAAATAAGAAGTCACCAttcaaaatatgtttaaaatgttCACTTTACTCAGGTTGTCAGAAAGCAAGCAATTACCCCCCCTCAAGTCAGCTAGTGTTGCAGCACAAACCTTAAGAGATGGTTTTGTGTTCTAAACAGGAGCCCTCACTGTAACACCTTTCACAGTATAATGGTTCAAACAGAGCACAAAACAGCCAAAAAACCAGAGAGGTGGATCCAAACTTGACACCTAAGCATCAAAGTCCAAAGGCTTCATTAGGAGCAGGGATGTCCTTGTATTGGGGCCTCAAAGGTAGAAAAATGTAAAGCTTTACAGCAGGAATGAGGAATTCTGTCTTACAACTCCGCGTGACTGAAACTCTATACAGTACCAAGATGGGATCCTGGGAGTTACATAGGGGCTGGGCTGCCTAATCTCCCATCAGTCCCTCTCCTCTGACCAGCTGGTTGGCCCTCCTGCTTCCCCACCCTTACACTGTACCCTCTCAAGAAAGGCACTGAAACAACTTCCTAAGAATCCAGAGATTCATTCCCCGAACTCAACTGCTTCTCCCCAAGTCTCCATCATCCTCAGGTCATCCCCATTCTAACTAATCAGTAATCCTGGCTGAAGGCTAAGGCAAAGGCTAAAACTAGCTAAGGACACTGAGAGGCGACAAGCTGAGTCACTATAGGATTGggggctcaaggaagaaaatccAAACTATCCATCATGCCCCTTCCCGGGCCTCTGTCCCAGAGTTCTAACCTGGTGGTGTAAAGGCCCCGGCACACACAGGTACAGGGAGCAGGTCCATCTATGTGGAGGCTGGAGCTAATAGTTGCCCAGCCAGCATGTTAGGAAAATAACACATCCCAAAAGGTTGCCCTTTCTAAATCTTCTTGGGCTTTAAAGTTTAATCCTCCACTCAGCTACTGAGCCTCCtcttgttaaaaaaattaatacatttcagGGGGGGTAAGGCGTCAAAACACTTCCCCCCTCACCCCTGCCCCTGGCCCCTGgtcccccttctcctttcttcagcAATTAAGTCACATCTAACAATATGACCCTTGAGTTCCCACTCCCTTCCCACCCTTTGGCTGAAATTTACTCATAACTCATCTGTCTGTCCCCAAAACTTGTCCCACCTCCCCTCCCAAAACAGTGTCCTCCAGGAGAGCCAAgctggggagaagagaggaagcagGGGTACCAGGAGGCCACCTAGGAACTGATGACATGTCCTGACCAGGTCTCATGTTTGGTGCCTGGTGCCAGGTGAGTGATGACAACTTCCACAGCCTGGTGCTTCTCATTCTTGGGTGGGATTGAACACATCTTGTAAGTGACTTCATCTCCTTCCATAGGCACGTATTCTCCTTCCACACTGTCAGGGaataaggcagaagaaaaacagtcAACAGTCAGATGTGAATGTGTCCCAGGCCATCACAATGGGCTTTTCCCATTCAGTCCCATAACAAGGAACCAAAATGTGAAAAGGCCCATCAGAGTAAGGGACAGGATTAAATCCTTCTGCCCATCCCTAGGGGCCAATAGACTGATTTACAATGTAATCTATGGATGTCACATCTCAAATTTATACGTGTGAGCCCTGAGTTATACAGATGCAATATGGTAGAAAAAATGGACTTTTAAACTGGCCAAGGAGGAGGCAATTGTTTATGCTGTCACTTGGATACTTTAAATTCCGAGTTCTCCTTATGCACTAGAGAGCAGAAcctgaacaaaaaaaaacccaatgttTTTTCTGGATCATGACTAATCCATGAAGCAGAGTTCATCTGCAGGACCTTCTCCCATTACATGGAATGTGATTATCTACATAGGTGTGTACATGTATGACTAGGAGAGGCAATAAAGTCAAGAAGGGAAAGTTGgacagagccaggaagacctgagttccaagtCTTGCTTCTAATATCAaaaggctgtgtgaccctcggcaagtcagtCTCCTAGCCGCAGGTAGCTACCTAAAACAAGTTGTTGAGCAAGTACAGACTGACAGAGGTAGAGGCATTTCACCATGCCAGCGAAATCTCAGGTctgatccaaaagaaaaaaatggctacAAATACCCTGGTTTTGGTGTAATCTAACTGCAAGGCATCTTCCCTTCTACAGAAAGGAATCCAAGTGCTCGGCTTAGAACCAGTCCTTGCAGGATATGGGTagtccctcttttttctttaggATGAAGATACAAAGCCCCTCTGTAATTACAGAGAATGGGAGAGAGGTGGGAAGGTGTTTCTGGGAATTCCCTCATGCCCATTGCCTGGTGGGAGCCTCCCTCTCACCTTCCTCAAGTACACTTGCAATGAGAATTTAACATTGCATTCTCTGCCCTCCACTTTGCTCTTCTCTCAAACTCCCTTCCGTGTATCCCACACCACCCAACCCTCCTTTAActacctttaagaaaaaaatacatctccTGGTGGGCCTTGTTCACACATGCCCATTTACCATGTGCCGTACCACTTTGGTCTGTCAAATCCCTGATTCAGGATAAAGCCCAAATACTCACTGAGACAACATaaactcttctctcctctccccaaccccTTCCTTTCCCCCGCTAACCACCATATATACACATGCTTGGCTGCCCACATCTCACATCTACCTCCTGGCCACTTACTTACTCAGAGATATGAAGGAAGATGTCAGGGCCACCATCTGCTGGTGTAATGAAGCCATGCCCCTTGGAACGGCAAAAGCACTTACAGACCCCCTTGTAGATGGGTCCCTCAGATGCTCGAACAGTCCTGAATGAGGGCACAGAGAGAATGATGTGATTGCAACAGCCTCTTGTTCCCACTGGACCCAGACACCACAGTTCTACGAGGGAAAGGGATCAGATTAACTTCAGGTACTCTCTTGCCAGGGCATACTAACTACCAGGGCCTGGGTTCTCTCTGGAGACATTATAACATAAACTGTGTGGATAAAGGCTCTCCTTAGAGAACTGGACCCACCCACCCAATTCCTGGGGGTCGTGTGCCTAGAAAGCAGGGATTCTACCCTGTTGTTGAAAAGCACAACTGACTACTTGTGATGTTGGAAGAGCTAGTTTCTAGCCCTAAGTCTGATCCTGGGTGACCTTGTGCAAGTGAATTAATCTCAGGGTATCgattcttgatctataaaataaaagtatcaaACTAGATGTCTATAAAGTTCCCTTCCAAATAGACAGCTTCAGAGGCAACTGAAAAAACCTCTAAgaaatgatacagagtgaaggGAGTACAACCAGGTCATTCTACAAGGACAAGAACACTAtcaagaaaaacaactttaaacaATTTTAGAACTCTGCCCAAAGCAATGACAAACCAGAACTCCAGAGGACCATAGAAGAAAGACGAGTTACTTAAAAGGCAGGAGACAGACAATTTTGAGCACAGCCAGTTGGAGAATTTGTTTTGACTGAATAGGGTATGTTGTTAGAGCTTtcgttttcttttttatattgtaCAGTGAgggaaatgggagggagagaaaagaaaggcttttgaaaaaaaaaattagaaagatttaaaattttagaatagaaaaaaatgaaaagtttaaaatataatgaaGTTCTTTTCCAGcactgacattttgtgatcaCACTCAATGCACTCCTCCcccaaaccaccaccaccaccaccaccacctcctaaCTAATCCAGGCTTAGAAAGCACAACAAAACACTGGGCTTTAACAAGAATTATCCTCTGTGTTTGCACAGCAAACATCTGGTAGCCACTCTGTGGAGTGAGCAAGGTAGGCATTTTTAacaccattttacatatgaggaaatcagAGGCCCAAAGGGGTGTTGAATTAATGAAGATTATACATCTAGTGAGGGCTGGAGCCAAGTTAGAACTGAGTCGCCTGATGACTTGTCAATACCTCTTTTCTCATCCCACCTCACAGAGGAGAAGCAACATAATACCTTCATGTTTTTAATGTGCTGACTCTAAAGTCCCAGGGCAGCACATCACGTTGGTCATTTTGCCCTCAGCCAATTGGCCTTTTCTATAAGAGGAGTCTCCAGCCTTTACACCCACCCTTCTTTTTTTCTCGGTACTCACGCTGAAAAGGTCCTAGTCCGTCGGGTTGGCAAAGGGCTGGGGATGAGGTACCCTCTCATAGGAGATGGTGAACGGTTCCTTTCCCGGGCACCATCAGGTAGTCGGAGAGAGGCTGGATGGGTGGGGGCCTTCGGTGGTTTGGGAGGTTCTGCTGACATAATTTACCTGAGGAGAGAAATGGAGATTTCTGAGATTCTAGAGGCTCCTTGGCAGATTGTCAGTACAAACAAGTCTCATGAACTCCAAAGATGGAACTATGCAGTCATTTATAACTTACATAAACAAAGGCAGGTTTACATTAATTTACATGTCATTTGAGAGGCATGGAGAAgtcgtctctctctctctctcacacacacacacacacacacaaaatctctTTCCCCACCCAGCTgccataaatacataaaattctgCCACTAGAGAATCATCTTTTGGGTTGAAATGAAAATTACCCTAAAGGCACATTAGCATACAGTAGTTTATCCTTGAGTTGACAACCCTGGCACCAAAGTACTGGGTCAACCTCTCAGCAAAAACTTAGGAAGCCGATTCTGCCCTTAGAGAGCAAAGCTGAATTACCACTTGCTGGATAGGATGGAGACGGGAGATCCTCGCTCAGCAATGGGCTAGACTAGAAAGCCTCTGGGGTTCCTTCTAAATTCTGACACTGGGATCCTGAGTTCACAGTCTAGCAGAGGCAGTGAGAGAGGCAGGAATCCAGGAAAGAACAATGCCAAAAGCACGGGGTGTATAAAGTGCTGAGGGAGGAGGAACAATGAGCTCTGCCATGGGGACAACCCCCAGAGAAGGCGGGCACATCCCAAActgcttctcttcctcttcccaaaaCCTGACTTCCCTGTTTCTGCCGATGGCATCACCAACCTGCTCATCACACAGGCTCTCCCCAGAACCGCAGAGGGCGTCATGCTTGACTTACGCCCCAACATTCAACCCTCTGTGTCCAAATACTTTTTTGGTTGCCCCATCCTATCAGACATCCGACGTAATCTCTCTCCCACATCTGTGagcctcctttctcctttccctgacACATCTCAGGCCCTTATCACGCCTCTCCTAGGCGACTGCGATGGCCTAacttgtctgtctctcttctttccttccctcattcaTCCTTCACTCTGCCACAGAAATTCCACTCCATCACAGCCCGGATTCTCTTGCTCCCTCTGCTCGGGGACTcgggcacttcccagctgtgtgtggCCCCGAGCAAATCACTGCCCTAACCTCATGTGTAAGAATGAAGGGGGTTACTTCTTGTACAAACTGCTTCAGAGGGCTACTATGCAAGGGAAAACACTCGGGAAACATACACTATAGGTCCCAGGGTACTATATATTTGGGTGTACATACTTGTATGTATAGTGTTA encodes:
- the CARHSP1 gene encoding calcium-regulated heat-stable protein 1; the protein is MSAEPPKPPKAPTHPASLRLPDGARERNRSPSPMRGYLIPSPLPTRRTRTFSATVRASEGPIYKGVCKCFCRSKGHGFITPADGGPDIFLHISDVEGEYVPMEGDEVTYKMCSIPPKNEKHQAVEVVITHLAPGTKHETWSGHVISS